Proteins from a single region of Pseudomonas fulva:
- a CDS encoding alpha/beta fold hydrolase gives MSLAPEEIHLRLPHIELAAQVYGPADGIPVIALHGWLDNAATFARLAPKLRGLRIVAVDFAGHGHSAHRPPGAGYALWDYVHDVLLAAEQLGWPRFSLLGHSMGAIVSVLLAATFPERVQRLALIDGLVPPTVEADAAVATLAEALRGRLALAAKRKPLYPSLERAAQIRQRGVGHVSFEAARLLAQRGLMPVEGGLTWRTDSRLTLATPMRLTMAHVQAFVMALSCPTRLVLAEQGLLASREGLDELLRRTPIMVERLPGGHHLHLDDERGAQLVADCFNPFLSAP, from the coding sequence ATGAGCCTTGCACCTGAAGAGATACACCTGCGATTGCCGCATATCGAACTGGCTGCTCAGGTGTACGGCCCGGCCGACGGCATACCGGTGATCGCCCTGCATGGCTGGCTGGACAACGCGGCGACCTTCGCCCGCCTGGCACCCAAGCTTCGGGGCCTGCGCATCGTCGCGGTGGATTTCGCCGGCCATGGCCACTCGGCGCACCGCCCGCCAGGCGCTGGCTATGCCCTGTGGGATTACGTGCACGACGTGCTGCTGGCTGCCGAACAGCTCGGCTGGCCGCGTTTCAGCCTGCTCGGCCATTCCATGGGGGCCATCGTTTCGGTGCTGCTGGCGGCAACCTTCCCCGAACGGGTGCAGCGCCTGGCATTGATAGACGGCCTGGTGCCACCCACCGTCGAGGCCGATGCAGCGGTGGCCACCTTGGCCGAGGCGCTGCGTGGGCGCCTGGCCCTGGCTGCCAAGCGCAAGCCGCTGTATCCCAGCCTCGAGCGCGCTGCCCAGATACGCCAGCGCGGTGTCGGCCACGTCAGTTTCGAGGCGGCCCGGTTATTGGCGCAGCGCGGGCTGATGCCGGTGGAGGGCGGTCTGACCTGGCGCACCGACAGCCGCCTGACGCTGGCTACGCCGATGCGCCTGACCATGGCCCACGTGCAGGCATTCGTCATGGCGCTGAGCTGTCCCACCCGCCTGGTGCTGGCCGAGCAGGGGCTCCTGGCGTCCCGTGAAGGCCTGGACGAATTATTGAGGCGGACGCCGATCATGGTCGAGCGCCTGCCCGGCGGGCACCACCTGCATCTGGATGACGAGCGGGGCGCGCAACTCGTAGCAGACTGTTTCAATCCATTCCTGAGTGCGCCTTGA
- a CDS encoding amidohydrolase family protein, whose protein sequence is MRLIRLGFLLSAGLLAGFADAREYRYSDAHLHYVDFFQESAGMDMLLKRMDESKVDHVMFSGIPVAKKWHEDEPKRPRYYAGDDAAAYWYSATDVLIAHAYKQVPEAQRHRFHPFLSGFNPNDKNSDSHIRRMLELDPGLWQGIGEVFTRHDDLTSLIEGSTPRANNEAMTRVYHLAAEYDLPVMMHSNITSKRERNPLYLQEIEEPLRNHPHVRFIWAHAGTSMEIHRHQEKLEFLFDTLARMLESYPNLYIDLSWTMLRPYLTDERGTPDPKWVKLVERYPERFMVGSDVVGRFDSMGEYMHGFDRFLDALPEDVAHRVARDNFLSILPRTVQEALPASR, encoded by the coding sequence ATGCGCCTGATTCGTCTCGGTTTTTTATTGTCGGCAGGGCTGCTGGCGGGCTTTGCCGACGCTCGCGAGTATCGATACAGCGACGCCCATCTGCATTACGTGGATTTTTTCCAGGAAAGCGCTGGCATGGACATGCTGCTCAAGCGCATGGACGAGTCCAAGGTCGACCACGTGATGTTCTCGGGTATTCCGGTGGCCAAGAAATGGCACGAGGACGAGCCCAAGCGCCCGCGCTACTACGCTGGCGACGATGCCGCGGCCTATTGGTACAGCGCCACCGACGTGCTGATCGCCCATGCCTACAAGCAGGTGCCCGAGGCCCAGCGGCACCGCTTTCATCCCTTCCTGTCCGGCTTCAACCCCAACGACAAGAACTCCGATTCCCACATTCGCCGGATGCTGGAGCTAGACCCCGGGCTGTGGCAGGGCATCGGCGAGGTGTTCACCCGCCATGACGACCTCACCTCGCTGATCGAGGGCAGCACGCCGCGGGCCAATAACGAGGCCATGACGCGGGTCTATCACCTGGCTGCCGAATACGACCTGCCGGTGATGATGCACTCCAACATCACCTCCAAGCGCGAGCGTAATCCGCTGTATCTGCAGGAAATCGAGGAGCCGCTACGCAACCACCCCCACGTGCGTTTCATCTGGGCCCACGCGGGCACCAGCATGGAGATTCACCGCCACCAGGAGAAACTGGAGTTTCTCTTCGACACCCTGGCGCGCATGCTGGAAAGCTATCCCAACCTCTACATCGATCTGTCCTGGACCATGTTGCGGCCGTACCTGACCGATGAGCGCGGCACGCCGGACCCCAAGTGGGTAAAGCTGGTCGAACGCTATCCGGAGCGTTTCATGGTCGGTTCCGACGTGGTCGGTCGCTTCGACAGCATGGGCGAGTACATGCATGGCTTCGACCGCTTTCTCGATGCGCTGCCCGAGGATGTCGCCCACAGGGTCGCCCGAGACAATTTCCTGTCCATCCTGCCGCGCACGGTGCAAGAAGCGCTGCCCGCGTCTCGCTGA
- a CDS encoding ATP-binding protein: protein MKRWRGWNIHARTQLISVGPALLLTLLLTGFLTFNRLQDLRAEINHTGQLIASQLAPATEYGVISGNRRVLESLLQATLKTPHVRFVEVRDRDENILAYLEQPDHPHAGNGHLDIFQAPIQQQQIDLDTDFGEARSSAAELPGADYLGRVVVGMSSDAFNSRQQEILLKVTVLVLFALLLTFLLARRLASRLSRPLSAMSDAVTAIQAGNYQATLPEVGGGELATLARHINNLANGLNNAAQEQQQAMTLLIKAREESDLANRAKSDFLAMMSHELRTPMNGVLGMLQLLDTTDMSEEQHEYAALAMESTEHLLKVINDILDFSRIERGALELELISFNLPALLKAAQQAFQHSAQQRGLQLRLELDDALPAPQVQGDPTRLRQILVNLIGNALKFTERGEVRIEAHWQALDNQVLWFTCKVHDTGIGISAERLETMFDAFQQADNSISRRYGGTGLGLPIARTLAECMGGTLKAQSEPGRGSCFTLEIPLPFSAQQAQLPIHTAGTAPVAVPVRSVLLVEDNAVNQTVIEAMLRSLGYQVELVADGAQAVAAVRQRRFAAVLMDCRLPVMDGYEATRRIRDLGPAGRLPIIALTANALQGDREACLQAGMNDYLAKPFKRMELQEVLERWLSAGGAAN, encoded by the coding sequence ATGAAACGGTGGCGAGGCTGGAACATTCACGCCCGTACCCAGCTCATCAGCGTCGGCCCTGCCCTGCTGCTGACCCTGCTGTTGACCGGTTTTCTGACCTTCAATCGCCTGCAGGACCTGCGCGCGGAGATCAACCACACCGGCCAGCTGATCGCCAGCCAGCTGGCCCCCGCCACCGAATACGGGGTCATTTCCGGTAACCGTCGGGTGCTGGAGTCCCTGCTGCAGGCCACGCTGAAAACACCCCACGTGCGCTTCGTCGAAGTACGCGACCGTGATGAGAACATCCTCGCCTACCTGGAACAGCCCGACCACCCACATGCCGGCAATGGCCATCTGGACATCTTCCAGGCGCCCATCCAGCAGCAGCAGATCGATCTCGACACGGATTTCGGCGAAGCCCGATCATCCGCGGCCGAGCTGCCGGGCGCCGACTACCTGGGGCGCGTGGTCGTCGGCATGTCCAGTGACGCCTTCAATTCCCGGCAACAGGAAATCCTCCTCAAGGTCACGGTGCTCGTGCTGTTCGCCCTGCTGCTGACCTTCCTGCTGGCGCGCCGCCTGGCCAGCCGCCTGTCCAGGCCACTGAGCGCGATGAGCGACGCCGTTACCGCCATCCAGGCCGGCAACTACCAGGCCACGCTTCCCGAGGTCGGCGGCGGCGAACTGGCGACCCTGGCCAGGCATATCAACAACCTGGCCAACGGCTTGAACAATGCTGCCCAGGAGCAACAGCAGGCCATGACCCTGCTGATCAAGGCGCGCGAGGAGTCCGACCTGGCCAACCGGGCCAAGTCCGACTTCCTGGCCATGATGAGCCATGAACTGCGCACCCCCATGAACGGCGTGCTCGGCATGCTGCAATTGCTCGACACCACCGACATGAGCGAGGAGCAGCACGAATATGCCGCACTGGCCATGGAGTCCACCGAGCACCTGCTGAAGGTGATCAACGACATCCTCGACTTCTCCCGCATCGAACGCGGCGCACTGGAGCTCGAACTGATCAGCTTCAACCTGCCGGCCCTGCTCAAGGCCGCCCAGCAGGCCTTCCAGCACAGCGCCCAGCAGCGCGGCCTGCAGTTGCGCCTGGAGCTGGACGACGCCCTGCCGGCGCCACAGGTTCAGGGCGACCCGACCCGCCTGCGGCAGATCCTGGTCAACCTGATCGGCAACGCCCTGAAGTTCACCGAGCGCGGCGAGGTGCGCATCGAGGCCCACTGGCAAGCCCTGGACAATCAGGTGCTGTGGTTCACCTGCAAGGTCCACGACACCGGAATCGGCATCAGTGCCGAGCGCCTGGAGACCATGTTCGACGCCTTCCAGCAGGCCGACAACTCCATATCCCGGCGCTACGGCGGCACCGGGCTGGGCTTGCCGATCGCCCGCACCCTCGCCGAATGCATGGGCGGCACGCTCAAGGCGCAGAGCGAACCAGGCCGCGGTTCCTGCTTCACCCTGGAAATTCCCCTACCCTTTTCCGCCCAGCAGGCACAGCTGCCCATCCATACCGCCGGCACTGCACCTGTTGCAGTGCCGGTACGCTCGGTGTTGCTGGTGGAGGACAACGCGGTCAACCAGACCGTGATCGAAGCCATGCTGCGCAGCCTGGGCTACCAGGTGGAGCTGGTCGCCGATGGTGCCCAGGCGGTCGCGGCGGTCAGGCAACGGCGATTCGCCGCGGTCCTCATGGACTGCCGCCTGCCGGTCATGGATGGCTACGAAGCCACCCGGCGCATTCGCGATCTCGGCCCTGCCGGCCGCCTGCCGATCATCGCGCTGACCGCCAACGCCCTGCAGGGCGACCGCGAGGCTTGCCTGCAAGCCGGAATGAACGATTACCTCGCCAAACCGTTCAAACGCATGGAGCTGCAGGAGGTGCTCGAGCGCTGGCTGTCGGCCGGCGGTGCAGCGAACTGA
- the sixA gene encoding phosphohistidine phosphatase SixA: protein MRLWLLRHGQAQAEARTDAARELTAHGRDEVGQSIEHLRGRAPNIYASPYVRAQQTAALVRDALSVAGALQTVAWLTPDSDPRDSLARLQQLAGDEILLVSHQPFIGALGGLLVHGHRQQPLTMHTASLALLEGDDLIAGLMSLSLLAHPEER, encoded by the coding sequence ATGAGGCTGTGGTTGCTGCGCCACGGGCAGGCCCAGGCCGAGGCGCGTACCGATGCGGCGCGTGAATTGACGGCCCATGGCCGCGACGAAGTGGGGCAGTCGATCGAGCACCTGCGAGGTCGCGCGCCCAACATTTACGCCAGCCCCTATGTGCGAGCGCAACAGACGGCTGCGCTGGTGCGTGACGCTCTGTCGGTGGCGGGTGCGCTGCAGACGGTTGCCTGGCTGACCCCCGATAGCGACCCGCGTGACAGCCTCGCCAGGTTGCAGCAACTGGCTGGCGATGAAATCCTGCTGGTTTCCCATCAGCCCTTCATTGGCGCACTGGGCGGGCTTCTGGTACACGGTCATCGCCAGCAGCCGCTGACCATGCATACGGCCAGCCTGGCGCTGCTCGAAGGCGATGACCTGATCGCCGGGCTGATGTCCCTCAGCCTGCTGGCGCACCCCGAGGAGCGCTGA
- a CDS encoding hotdog fold thioesterase codes for MSIWRRTPDLDELNAAQRNTIGELLDIRFEACDDESLTASMVVDSRTHQPYGLLHGGASVVLAESLGSTASYQCIDTQQFFCVGLEVNANHLRGLRSGRVTAVARAVHLGRSTHVWDIRLHGDDGRTSCISRLTVAIVPHGSPPPQG; via the coding sequence ATGAGCATCTGGCGCCGGACCCCCGACCTCGACGAACTGAACGCTGCCCAGCGCAACACCATCGGTGAGCTGCTGGACATCCGCTTCGAGGCCTGCGATGACGAGTCGCTGACCGCCAGCATGGTGGTCGATTCGCGGACCCATCAGCCTTACGGCCTGCTGCACGGCGGTGCCTCGGTGGTGCTGGCCGAAAGCCTGGGCTCCACGGCCAGCTACCAGTGCATCGACACGCAGCAATTCTTCTGCGTGGGCCTGGAGGTCAATGCCAACCACCTGCGCGGGCTGCGCAGCGGGCGCGTCACCGCGGTGGCGAGGGCGGTGCACCTGGGCCGTAGCACCCATGTCTGGGACATCCGTCTGCATGGCGACGACGGCAGGACCAGCTGCATTTCCCGGCTGACCGTGGCCATCGTGCCGCATGGCAGCCCGCCGCCACAGGGCTAG
- a CDS encoding alpha/beta fold hydrolase — protein MHQLIFFAHANGFPSATYRKLFAALAPEYQVRHLAQHAHDPRFPVNDNWSNLVDELLHHLEQCAEPVWGVGHSLGGVLHYHAALRRPDLYRGLVMLDSPVLSRLDQLVIQAAKRLGLIDRLTPAGRTLGRREAFVDGLEARRYFAERALFSRFDPECLDAYVEHGLHPHQDGLRLRFEAATEISIYRSVPHTSPGRPHQLQVPLALVKGAQSRVVLPHHGRMARRAPRGEFLTLPGGHMFPLEHPDATAQLIRRLFTRWQEPAEGVR, from the coding sequence ATGCACCAGTTGATCTTCTTTGCTCACGCCAACGGGTTTCCCTCGGCCACCTACCGCAAATTGTTCGCGGCGCTGGCGCCGGAGTACCAGGTGCGGCACCTGGCGCAGCATGCCCATGACCCGCGTTTCCCGGTCAATGACAACTGGAGCAACCTGGTCGACGAGCTGCTCCATCACCTCGAGCAATGCGCCGAGCCGGTGTGGGGCGTGGGCCATTCCCTGGGCGGGGTGCTGCATTACCACGCGGCGCTGCGTCGACCGGATCTCTATCGCGGCCTGGTGATGCTCGACTCGCCGGTGCTCAGTCGCCTCGATCAGCTGGTGATTCAGGCGGCCAAACGCCTGGGCCTGATCGACCGCCTCACGCCTGCCGGGCGTACGCTGGGCAGGCGCGAAGCCTTCGTCGATGGGCTGGAGGCACGGCGTTATTTCGCCGAGCGTGCGCTGTTCAGCCGTTTCGACCCGGAATGCCTGGACGCCTATGTCGAGCATGGCCTGCACCCTCACCAGGACGGTCTGCGCCTGCGCTTCGAAGCGGCGACCGAAATCAGCATCTATCGCAGCGTGCCCCATACCAGCCCGGGGCGGCCGCACCAGCTGCAGGTGCCACTGGCCTTGGTGAAAGGGGCGCAGAGCCGTGTGGTGCTGCCCCATCATGGGCGCATGGCACGGCGCGCCCCGCGGGGCGAATTCCTGACCCTGCCGGGCGGGCACATGTTTCCGCTCGAACACCCGGACGCCACCGCGCAGCTGATCCGCCGTCTGTTCACGCGCTGGCAGGAACCTGCCGAGGGCGTGCGATGA
- the fabA gene encoding 3-hydroxyacyl-[acyl-carrier-protein] dehydratase FabA, translating into MTKQNAFTQEDLLRCSRGELFGPGNAQLPAPNMLMIDRIVHISETGGKYGKGEIVAELDINPDLWFFGCHFEGDPVMPGCLGLDAMWQLVGFFLGWQGNPGRGRALGSGEVKFFGQVLPTAKKVTYNIHIKRTITRSLILAIADGTVSVDGREIYSAESLRVGLFTSTDSF; encoded by the coding sequence ATGACCAAACAAAACGCCTTCACCCAGGAAGATCTGTTGCGCTGCAGCCGCGGCGAACTGTTCGGCCCGGGTAATGCGCAACTGCCCGCCCCCAACATGTTGATGATCGACCGGATCGTCCACATCAGCGAAACGGGCGGCAAGTACGGCAAAGGCGAAATTGTCGCAGAGCTCGATATCAATCCTGATCTGTGGTTCTTCGGTTGCCACTTCGAAGGTGACCCGGTGATGCCAGGCTGCCTGGGCCTCGATGCCATGTGGCAGCTGGTCGGCTTCTTCCTCGGCTGGCAGGGCAACCCCGGCCGTGGTCGCGCCCTGGGTTCGGGCGAAGTGAAATTCTTCGGCCAGGTGCTGCCGACCGCCAAGAAGGTCACCTACAACATCCATATCAAACGCACCATCACCCGTTCGCTGATCCTGGCGATCGCCGATGGCACCGTGAGTGTCGATGGTCGCGAGATCTACAGTGCCGAAAGCCTGCGGGTCGGCCTGTTCACTTCCACCGACAGTTTCTAA
- a CDS encoding ABC transporter substrate-binding protein: MTRNCLRSIARCRPWIRRALVVFCLLTPQLQAAELLLSTAGDTTTLEHFGNALAAARPADRVRIVPLNEMPLLDQIPGETRLILFGQAALAWRLESSNGPPTLVLHVNKTRARETLGEHLPANLSVLWQDPAPRRQLRLLKHLLPRATRVGVLHDPHSEFLVQELRQAASGLGLEIVAQGWPDTRDNKAVIRLLGISDVLLAVADDDLYNPLTAKTLLLTSYGQQHALIGPSAGFVRAGSLASTYADQDDWLATLDQLLDQAPDKWPAGTYSKSFKVLGNPQVARALGITLPSDAELARHLSQGDTP, from the coding sequence ATGACCCGCAATTGCCTTCGCAGCATTGCGCGCTGCCGCCCGTGGATTCGCCGCGCCCTGGTGGTGTTCTGCTTGCTTACCCCTCAGCTACAGGCCGCGGAACTGCTGCTGAGCACGGCAGGCGATACCACCACGCTGGAGCATTTCGGCAACGCGCTGGCAGCGGCACGCCCCGCCGACCGCGTTCGCATCGTGCCTCTGAACGAAATGCCGCTCCTCGACCAGATCCCCGGTGAGACGCGCCTGATCCTGTTCGGCCAGGCGGCGCTGGCCTGGCGCCTGGAGTCGTCGAATGGCCCGCCGACGCTGGTGCTGCACGTCAACAAAACCCGGGCTCGCGAAACCCTTGGCGAGCATCTGCCCGCGAACCTCAGTGTGCTCTGGCAGGATCCGGCACCCCGCCGCCAGCTGCGGCTGCTCAAGCATCTGCTGCCCAGGGCCACGCGCGTAGGTGTGCTGCATGACCCCCATAGCGAGTTTCTGGTTCAGGAGCTGCGGCAGGCCGCCAGCGGGCTGGGTCTGGAAATCGTGGCCCAGGGCTGGCCGGACACCCGAGACAACAAGGCGGTGATTCGCCTGCTCGGCATTAGCGACGTGCTGCTCGCCGTCGCCGATGACGACCTCTACAACCCGCTGACCGCCAAGACCCTGCTGTTGACCAGCTACGGCCAGCAGCATGCGCTGATCGGCCCGAGTGCAGGCTTCGTGCGCGCCGGCAGCCTGGCCAGTACCTACGCCGACCAGGACGACTGGCTCGCCACGCTCGACCAGCTGCTCGACCAGGCGCCGGACAAATGGCCCGCGGGTACCTATTCGAAATCGTTCAAGGTGCTCGGCAACCCGCAGGTGGCACGCGCGCTGGGCATCACCCTGCCCAGCGATGCGGAGCTCGCCCGGCATCTATCGCAAGGAGATACGCCATGA
- a CDS encoding NAD(P)H-dependent glycerol-3-phosphate dehydrogenase has protein sequence MTQQQPIAVLGGGSFGTAIANLLAQNGHRVLHWMRDPVQAEAIRTQRENPRYLKGVKVLDGVEPTTDLPAALQACELAFVALPSSALRQVLQPVSDLLAGKQLVSTTKGIEAQTFKLMSEIIEQVAPQARIGVLSGPNLAKEIAAHTLTATVVASEDEALCRAVQQVLHGRTFRVYASTDRFGVELGGALKNVYAIIAGMAAALGMGENTKSMLITRALAEMTRFAVHLGANPMTFLGLAGVGDLIVTCSSPKSRNYQVGFALGEGLSLQEAVERLGEVAEGVNTIKVLKAKAEELQVYMPLVAGLHAILFEGRTLDQVIEALMRAEPKTDVDFISATGF, from the coding sequence ATGACTCAACAGCAACCTATCGCAGTACTGGGTGGCGGCAGCTTCGGCACCGCCATCGCGAACCTGCTGGCGCAGAATGGGCATCGCGTTCTGCACTGGATGCGCGACCCCGTGCAGGCTGAAGCCATTCGCACCCAGCGCGAAAACCCTCGCTATCTCAAGGGCGTCAAGGTGCTCGACGGCGTGGAACCGACCACCGATCTGCCGGCGGCGCTGCAGGCGTGCGAGCTGGCGTTCGTGGCGCTGCCGTCCAGCGCGTTGCGTCAGGTGCTGCAGCCGGTATCCGACCTGCTGGCCGGCAAGCAACTGGTCAGCACCACCAAAGGCATCGAGGCGCAGACCTTCAAGCTGATGAGCGAGATCATCGAGCAGGTCGCTCCCCAGGCACGCATCGGCGTGCTCTCCGGGCCGAACCTGGCCAAGGAAATTGCCGCGCACACCCTGACCGCCACCGTGGTGGCCAGCGAGGACGAAGCATTGTGCCGCGCGGTGCAGCAAGTGCTGCACGGGCGCACCTTCAGGGTCTACGCCAGTACCGACCGGTTTGGCGTCGAGCTGGGCGGTGCGCTGAAGAACGTCTACGCCATCATCGCCGGTATGGCGGCGGCGCTGGGCATGGGCGAGAACACCAAGAGCATGTTGATTACCCGCGCCCTGGCGGAGATGACCCGCTTCGCCGTGCACCTGGGCGCCAATCCCATGACCTTCCTGGGCCTGGCCGGGGTGGGCGATCTGATCGTTACCTGTTCGTCGCCGAAAAGCCGCAACTACCAGGTCGGTTTTGCCCTCGGCGAGGGCCTGAGCCTGCAGGAGGCCGTCGAGCGCCTCGGCGAAGTGGCCGAAGGCGTCAACACCATCAAGGTGCTCAAGGCCAAGGCCGAAGAGCTGCAGGTGTACATGCCGCTGGTGGCGGGACTGCATGCCATCCTGTTCGAAGGGCGTACCCTCGATCAGGTGATCGAGGCGCTGATGCGCGCCGAGCCCAAGACCGATGTCGACTTCATTTCAGCCACGGGTTTCTGA
- a CDS encoding DUF4892 domain-containing protein, with amino-acid sequence MRLSYLLALLVFSPLAGADVAGSRDLEVLPRFPGSEIVTFREQADQERLYPQGTVRRISGRLRYEREVLVQGALTAVTYELPRTHSANEVFAQAREALQDQDAQLLYWCQGRECGSSSLWANSVFGNSTLYGSDDQQAYALLRLAEPNENSLVALYSITRGNRRAYLHAEQLAADQPLAKVLPTPATLSRQLKSTGELRLPGQDEPKPEWTELLARSLNLDSTLRVSLSGVNAEAWREALIDERVRAARLEIGESSGDGLRIDVLR; translated from the coding sequence ATGCGTCTGAGTTACCTGCTTGCGCTGCTGGTGTTCAGCCCGTTGGCCGGTGCCGATGTGGCCGGTAGCCGCGATCTGGAAGTATTGCCGCGTTTCCCAGGCAGTGAAATCGTCACCTTCAGGGAACAGGCCGATCAGGAGCGCCTGTATCCCCAGGGGACCGTCCGGCGCATCAGCGGGCGCCTGCGTTACGAGCGCGAAGTACTCGTTCAGGGCGCGCTGACGGCGGTCACCTACGAATTGCCGCGCACCCACAGCGCCAACGAAGTGTTCGCCCAGGCGCGCGAGGCCCTGCAGGATCAGGATGCGCAACTGCTCTACTGGTGCCAGGGACGAGAGTGCGGCTCGAGCAGCCTGTGGGCCAATTCAGTGTTCGGCAACTCCACGCTGTACGGCTCCGATGACCAGCAGGCCTATGCGTTGCTGCGCCTGGCAGAGCCCAACGAGAACAGCCTGGTGGCGCTGTACAGCATCACCCGCGGTAATCGCCGCGCCTACCTGCATGCCGAGCAACTGGCGGCGGACCAGCCCTTGGCGAAGGTGCTGCCAACTCCGGCCACGCTGTCGCGACAGCTCAAGAGCACCGGCGAGCTGCGCTTGCCGGGCCAGGATGAGCCCAAACCGGAGTGGACGGAGCTGCTGGCGCGCAGCCTTAACCTGGACAGCACCCTGCGTGTCAGCCTCTCCGGTGTCAATGCCGAGGCCTGGCGGGAAGCGCTGATCGACGAGCGGGTCAGGGCCGCGCGTCTGGAAATCGGCGAGAGCAGTGGCGACGGTTTGCGCATCGACGTGCTACGTTGA
- the fabB gene encoding beta-ketoacyl-ACP synthase I yields MRRVVITGLGIVSCLGNDKETVSANLRAGRPGIRFNPEYAEKGLRSHVSGSVDLNLEELIDRKLFRFMGDAAAYAYLAMEQAIKDSGLSEEQVSNPRTGLIAGSGGASTLNQMEAIDTLREKGVKRVGPYRVTRTMGSTVSACLATPFKIKGVNFSISSACATSAHCIGQAMEQIQLGKQDVVFAGGGEEEHWSQSCLFDAMGALSTQYNDTPEKASRAYDANRDGFVIAGGGGMVVVEELEHALARGAKIYAEIVGYGATSDGYDMVAPSGEGAVRCMQQALATVDGPIDYLNTHGTSTPVGDVAEIKGIREVFADKAPAISSTKSLSGHSLGAAGVHEAIYCLLMMEGNFITASANIEELDPAVADLPILRETRENAKLDTIMSNSFGFGGTNATLVLKRWAGN; encoded by the coding sequence ATGCGTCGCGTCGTTATTACCGGTCTAGGCATCGTTTCCTGCCTGGGCAATGACAAAGAAACCGTCTCCGCCAACCTCCGCGCTGGCCGCCCCGGTATCCGCTTCAATCCGGAATACGCCGAGAAGGGTCTGCGCAGCCATGTATCGGGCTCCGTCGACCTCAACCTGGAAGAGTTGATCGACCGCAAGCTGTTCCGCTTCATGGGTGATGCCGCCGCCTACGCCTACCTGGCGATGGAGCAGGCGATCAAGGACTCGGGCCTCAGCGAAGAGCAGGTATCGAACCCGCGCACCGGCCTGATCGCCGGCTCCGGTGGCGCCTCCACGCTGAACCAGATGGAAGCCATCGACACCCTGCGCGAGAAAGGCGTCAAGCGCGTTGGCCCGTACCGTGTGACCCGTACCATGGGTAGCACCGTATCGGCCTGCCTGGCGACCCCGTTCAAGATCAAGGGCGTCAACTTCTCGATCTCCTCGGCCTGCGCCACCAGCGCCCACTGCATCGGCCAGGCCATGGAGCAGATCCAGCTCGGCAAGCAGGACGTGGTCTTCGCCGGCGGCGGTGAAGAAGAGCACTGGAGCCAGAGCTGCCTGTTCGATGCGATGGGCGCCCTCTCCACCCAGTACAACGACACGCCGGAAAAAGCCTCCCGTGCCTACGATGCCAACCGTGACGGTTTCGTCATCGCCGGCGGCGGCGGCATGGTCGTGGTCGAGGAGCTGGAGCACGCCCTGGCCCGTGGTGCCAAGATCTACGCGGAAATCGTCGGCTATGGCGCGACTTCCGATGGCTACGACATGGTCGCCCCGAGCGGCGAAGGCGCGGTGCGCTGCATGCAGCAGGCGCTGGCCACCGTCGACGGCCCGATCGACTACCTGAACACCCACGGCACCTCGACTCCGGTCGGCGACGTCGCGGAAATCAAGGGTATTCGTGAAGTCTTCGCAGACAAGGCCCCGGCCATCAGCTCCACCAAGAGCCTGTCCGGCCACAGCCTGGGCGCCGCTGGGGTGCACGAGGCGATCTACTGCCTGCTGATGATGGAAGGCAACTTCATCACTGCCTCGGCCAACATCGAAGAGCTGGACCCGGCGGTCGCCGACCTGCCGATCCTGCGCGAGACCCGCGAAAACGCCAAGCTGGACACCATCATGTCCAACAGCTTCGGCTTCGGTGGCACCAACGCCACCCTGGTGCTCAAGCGCTGGGCCGGCAACTGA
- a CDS encoding DUF4389 domain-containing protein, with amino-acid sequence MNDHPKGEPIGLRLVWMLLFLFVWQLAELLLAGVVLLQLVYRLVYGAPNVGLLSFGDSLSQYLAQIGRFGTFNTETKPWPFADWPAARPPQGEAAHSVPPAPHPVRDEEPKP; translated from the coding sequence ATGAATGATCACCCCAAGGGCGAGCCCATCGGCCTGCGCCTCGTCTGGATGCTGCTGTTCCTGTTCGTCTGGCAACTGGCCGAACTGCTGCTGGCCGGCGTCGTGCTTCTGCAGCTCGTCTACCGTCTCGTCTACGGTGCGCCGAATGTCGGTCTGCTGAGTTTCGGCGACAGCCTCAGCCAGTACCTGGCGCAGATCGGCCGCTTCGGCACCTTCAATACCGAAACCAAGCCCTGGCCGTTCGCCGATTGGCCGGCTGCGCGCCCACCGCAAGGCGAGGCGGCGCACAGCGTGCCGCCGGCGCCTCATCCGGTCCGCGACGAGGAACCAAAGCCATGA